A genomic stretch from Candidatus Hydrogenisulfobacillus filiaventi includes:
- a CDS encoding membrane protein of unknown function (Evidence 5 : Unknown function) — MIWIWAFLVYAGSALLPGLLLAARCRRLTARYLSGVGVGIPEEEWAARAFRLRQTAGGLGVLYGLVLWGLVLSAPAPRSGTPPPPWPLALGAFLFWWALLWGGIEAGCHQLLRLLRRSRAHWGEGALRNLFWVALFWSPTVLWIVLLELAPPGLRQAMDRDPWLTGALAVGYLVAVMAIFPLLLPPLMRTRPLDDPVLEARIRALGRRLGVPFRHVYVIPTARHHVANAMVNGWRHPSVYLTEDLVTYFTPAEIDTVVAHECGHVRLHHLWIRAGLNLLWVAVWVSLVFLVPAVGVLAVPLVDILLAALLLYLYFGLFLTAVTRHEESAADHFVVASGLDPITFIRALDKLARFNAVPRRWGRLSRLTQTHPAIRDRIRQVEAWAEQERRWP, encoded by the coding sequence ATGATCTGGATCTGGGCCTTCCTGGTCTACGCCGGCTCGGCGCTGCTGCCGGGGCTGCTGCTGGCCGCCCGCTGCCGCCGGCTGACAGCCCGCTACCTGTCAGGGGTCGGGGTGGGCATCCCGGAGGAGGAATGGGCGGCGCGGGCGTTCCGCCTGCGTCAGACCGCGGGGGGACTGGGCGTTCTCTACGGGCTGGTATTGTGGGGCCTGGTGCTGTCGGCGCCCGCCCCCCGCAGCGGGACCCCGCCGCCCCCCTGGCCGCTGGCCCTGGGGGCCTTCCTGTTCTGGTGGGCCCTCTTGTGGGGCGGCATCGAAGCCGGGTGCCATCAGCTGTTGCGGCTCCTGCGCCGCAGCCGCGCCCATTGGGGGGAAGGCGCGCTGCGCAATCTCTTCTGGGTGGCCCTGTTCTGGTCCCCCACCGTGCTCTGGATCGTGCTCCTGGAACTGGCCCCGCCCGGCCTGCGCCAGGCGATGGACCGCGATCCCTGGCTGACCGGCGCATTAGCCGTCGGCTATCTAGTGGCGGTCATGGCCATCTTTCCACTGCTGCTGCCGCCCCTCATGCGCACCCGGCCCCTGGACGACCCCGTTCTCGAGGCCCGCATCCGCGCCCTGGGCCGGCGCCTGGGGGTGCCCTTCCGGCATGTATATGTCATCCCCACTGCCCGCCACCACGTGGCCAACGCCATGGTCAACGGCTGGCGGCACCCTTCGGTCTACCTGACCGAGGACCTGGTGACCTATTTCACCCCGGCGGAGATTGACACCGTGGTGGCGCACGAGTGCGGACATGTGCGCCTGCATCACCTGTGGATCCGGGCCGGTCTCAACCTGTTATGGGTGGCGGTCTGGGTGAGCCTGGTGTTCCTGGTGCCGGCGGTGGGGGTGCTGGCGGTGCCCCTGGTGGACATCCTGCTGGCCGCGCTCCTGCTCTACCTCTACTTCGGCCTGTTTCTGACCGCCGTGACCCGCCACGAGGAGAGTGCCGCCGACCATTTTGTGGTGGCTTCCGGCCTGGACCCCATCACCTTCATCCGCGCCCTCGACAAGCTCGCCCGCTTCAATGCCGTCCCCCGGCGCTGGGGGCGCCTGAGCCGCCTCACCCAGACCCATCCCGCCATCCGCGACCGCATCCGTCAGGTGGAAGCCTGGGCCGAGCAGGAACGGCGCTGGCCGTAA
- the norB gene encoding Nitric oxide reductase (Evidence 2b : Function from indirect experimental evidences (e.g. phenotypes); Product type e : enzyme): MALPHQETIGESGINPAAVTRVLKRALGVVLLVTLAIFIWGTVQTYQGAPPLPARFVTAGGRTVMTAADITAGKAAFQEADLMDFGSLYGNGSYFGPDYTAKLLVALGNSVKDSLALQRYGVPFRQLPAARQALVRRAMQHALQTVHFAGGNVVLAPVVAQAMTRLAETTAQQLLHNNFADGWSAARSLNPVSARQLGDFLVYSAWTTVAHRPGTTYSYTNNWPYEPLVGNTPTPATFLWTWVSIGFLFLAIGAVMYLYHSYIALPDREPRTAALAGFPALTPSQKKTSKYFVSVALLFLLQIGAGMIMAHYYSDRSSFYGINIDSWLPFNFLKAMHLQLAIFWIAISWIGAGLFLAPFVGGGKDPKGQGLLVDILFVALWVVGLGTLFGLYAGIRGWLGGNAWFWFGNQGLEYDQLGRFYQIALFIGLWFWVFTLARPLWPALKARKGLGSLEHLLLYSAISISFMYVFGMFPVTWIMNSFTLTDFWRWWVVHLWVEGTFEFFAVVVTAYLLMAWGFISRRNAENLTYFEIILIFLGGIVGTGHHMYWIGEPWIWLSLGSMFSFLEVLPLILLVVDTVEQARIMRRQGSFPHRVGYLYLQGSAFWNFVGAGVFGGLINAPLMNYYEHGTFLTLAHAHAAMFGAFGLLGLALVYFALRYQVGEEGWGERAAVWAFWLFNAGIVLWLLLNFWPIGFQQLMAVYQHGYAYARSLAFYNTTVLWQWLRLPGDILFGVGALVMGLDWVVKVRRAARRTARS, translated from the coding sequence GTGGCTCTGCCGCACCAGGAAACCATCGGGGAGAGCGGGATCAACCCCGCCGCCGTCACCCGTGTGCTGAAGCGGGCGTTGGGGGTGGTGTTGCTGGTGACCCTGGCCATCTTCATCTGGGGCACCGTGCAGACCTATCAGGGGGCACCGCCCTTGCCCGCTCGCTTCGTGACCGCCGGCGGCCGCACGGTAATGACTGCAGCCGACATCACCGCCGGCAAGGCGGCCTTCCAGGAGGCCGACCTGATGGACTTCGGCAGCCTCTACGGCAATGGTTCCTATTTCGGCCCCGATTACACCGCCAAGCTGCTGGTGGCCCTCGGCAACAGCGTAAAGGACAGCCTAGCCCTCCAGCGCTACGGGGTGCCCTTCCGGCAGCTGCCGGCTGCCCGCCAGGCCCTGGTCCGGCGGGCGATGCAGCATGCGCTGCAGACGGTGCACTTCGCGGGCGGCAATGTGGTGCTGGCGCCGGTGGTGGCGCAGGCCATGACCCGTCTGGCCGAGACTACCGCCCAGCAGTTGCTGCACAACAACTTCGCCGACGGCTGGTCGGCGGCCCGCTCCCTGAACCCGGTGAGCGCCCGCCAGCTGGGGGACTTTTTGGTCTATTCCGCCTGGACGACGGTGGCCCATCGACCTGGTACGACCTATTCCTACACCAACAACTGGCCTTATGAACCGCTGGTGGGCAATACCCCCACCCCGGCCACCTTCCTGTGGACCTGGGTGTCCATCGGTTTCCTGTTCCTGGCCATTGGGGCGGTGATGTACCTCTACCACAGCTACATTGCTCTACCCGACCGGGAACCCCGGACGGCGGCCCTGGCCGGATTTCCCGCCCTCACCCCCAGCCAGAAAAAGACCAGTAAGTACTTCGTGAGCGTGGCCCTCCTGTTCCTGCTCCAAATTGGGGCCGGCATGATCATGGCCCACTACTACTCGGACCGGTCCAGCTTCTACGGCATCAATATCGACAGCTGGCTGCCATTCAACTTCCTCAAGGCGATGCACCTGCAACTGGCCATCTTCTGGATTGCCATCTCCTGGATCGGGGCCGGCCTCTTCCTGGCCCCCTTCGTGGGCGGGGGCAAGGACCCCAAGGGACAGGGCCTGCTGGTGGACATCCTGTTTGTAGCCTTGTGGGTGGTGGGATTGGGAACCTTGTTCGGCCTTTACGCTGGCATCCGTGGCTGGCTGGGCGGCAACGCCTGGTTCTGGTTCGGTAACCAGGGATTGGAGTACGACCAGCTGGGCCGCTTCTACCAGATCGCCCTCTTCATCGGCCTCTGGTTCTGGGTTTTCACCCTGGCCCGACCGCTGTGGCCGGCCCTTAAGGCCCGGAAAGGCTTGGGCAGCCTGGAGCATCTGCTGCTCTACAGTGCCATCTCCATCTCCTTCATGTATGTGTTCGGCATGTTCCCCGTCACCTGGATCATGAATTCCTTCACCCTCACCGACTTCTGGCGCTGGTGGGTGGTGCACCTCTGGGTGGAGGGGACCTTCGAGTTCTTTGCGGTGGTGGTGACGGCCTACCTGTTGATGGCCTGGGGTTTCATCTCCCGCCGCAACGCCGAGAACCTGACCTACTTCGAGATCATCCTCATCTTCCTGGGGGGTATCGTGGGCACCGGTCACCACATGTACTGGATCGGGGAGCCCTGGATCTGGCTCTCCCTGGGGAGCATGTTCTCCTTCTTGGAAGTGCTGCCCCTCATCCTGCTGGTGGTCGACACGGTGGAGCAGGCGCGCATCATGCGTCGGCAGGGGTCCTTCCCCCACCGGGTGGGCTACCTCTACCTACAGGGTTCCGCCTTCTGGAACTTTGTGGGGGCCGGGGTCTTCGGCGGCCTCATCAATGCCCCCCTCATGAACTACTACGAGCATGGCACCTTCCTGACCCTGGCCCATGCCCATGCCGCCATGTTCGGGGCCTTCGGGCTCCTGGGCCTGGCCCTGGTCTACTTCGCCCTCCGCTACCAGGTGGGGGAGGAAGGCTGGGGGGAACGGGCCGCGGTCTGGGCCTTCTGGCTCTTCAACGCCGGGATTGTGCTCTGGCTCCTGCTCAACTTCTGGCCCATCGGCTTCCAGCAGCTGATGGCGGTCTACCAGCACGGCTACGCTTACGCCCGCAGCCTGGCCTTCTACAATACCACCGTGCTCTGGCAGTGGCTGCGCCTGCCCGGGGACATCCTCTTCGGGGTGGGGGCGTTGGTGATGGGTCTGGACTGGGTGGTCAAGGTCCGGCGGGCGGCGCGGCGCACGGCCCGTTCCTGA
- the dut gene encoding Deoxyuridine 5'-triphosphate nucleotidohydrolase, with protein sequence MGRRFAVVSAYQGRGVTLPRRHTPQAAGYDLAAAETVVIAPGEVALVPTGLKAYLEPGEVLKVYIRSSLAVRRRLTMANGVGIIDADYVDNPDNEGHILLALENRGTDPQVVEAGERVAQGIFERYLTVDEDAPAGDGRSGGFGSTGSGAAGR encoded by the coding sequence ATGGGACGGCGGTTTGCGGTGGTCTCCGCCTATCAGGGCCGGGGGGTGACCCTGCCCCGGCGGCATACGCCCCAGGCGGCGGGGTACGACCTGGCGGCAGCGGAGACGGTGGTCATCGCCCCCGGGGAGGTGGCCCTGGTGCCGACCGGCCTTAAGGCCTACTTGGAGCCGGGGGAGGTGCTGAAGGTCTATATCCGGAGCTCCCTGGCCGTGCGCCGGCGGCTGACCATGGCCAACGGCGTGGGGATCATTGATGCCGACTATGTGGACAATCCCGACAACGAGGGCCACATCCTGCTGGCGCTCGAGAACCGGGGCACGGATCCCCAGGTGGTGGAGGCGGGGGAGCGGGTAGCGCAGGGCATCTTCGAGCGCTACCTGACCGTGGATGAGGATGCCCCTGCGGGCGACGGGCGCAGCGGCGGCTTCGGCAGTACCGGTTCCGGAGCCGCCGGCCGGTAG
- a CDS encoding protein of unknown function (Evidence 5 : Unknown function), translating into MTWTRWLPPLVAFVLGTAGLAGYLWLTEARYGGKFLLRAVYSLLARWWEAPGFARVTLAAHLLAHAAPEASVLDLGCATGALEAALLAHPRFRGTVTGVDWSPAMLERARRRLTGHRQRVTWVAADFRRPLPLPAGYQVLVVLGILPGIRDWAAFFYRLLPLLTPAARILCDLPGRDAFPRLEAALAPAGFRPVLRRRAGDSMLVLFYRPAAPEPVLPKPPLRPSPAGASSSTVR; encoded by the coding sequence ATGACCTGGACCCGCTGGCTGCCTCCCCTCGTAGCCTTCGTGCTGGGAACGGCCGGCCTGGCCGGCTACCTCTGGCTGACCGAGGCCCGCTACGGGGGCAAGTTCCTGCTGCGGGCGGTCTATTCCCTGCTCGCCCGCTGGTGGGAGGCCCCCGGTTTCGCCCGCGTGACCCTGGCCGCCCACCTGTTGGCCCATGCCGCCCCCGAGGCCTCCGTCCTCGACCTGGGCTGTGCCACCGGTGCCCTGGAGGCGGCCCTCCTGGCCCATCCCCGTTTCCGGGGCACCGTCACCGGGGTCGACTGGTCCCCGGCCATGCTGGAACGGGCCCGCCGGCGGCTGACAGGGCATCGACAGCGGGTAACCTGGGTGGCGGCCGACTTCCGGCGGCCCCTGCCCCTGCCGGCCGGCTACCAGGTGCTGGTGGTGCTGGGCATCCTGCCCGGGATCCGGGACTGGGCGGCGTTCTTCTACCGCCTGCTGCCGTTGCTCACCCCCGCCGCCCGCATCCTCTGCGACCTTCCCGGGCGGGACGCCTTCCCGCGCCTGGAGGCCGCCCTGGCCCCGGCCGGGTTCCGGCCCGTCCTCCGGCGCCGGGCCGGCGACAGCATGCTGGTGCTCTTCTACCGGCCGGCGGCTCCGGAACCGGTACTGCCGAAGCCGCCGCTGCGCCCGTCGCCCGCAGGGGCATCCTCATCCACGGTCAGGTAG
- a CDS encoding D-alanyl-D-alanine carboxypeptidase: MADRTRRRRRRARRRRLRARWGMLAGMAAWGALLAAAPRPGRPQLTVPARMAGLAPEQAPRFHTAARGAELAVLGGPVLFRLRARAPRPIASVTKVMTAYLTLRHLGHGLGRRDRVALAAADVEDYDQGLPHDDSEVAMHPGEQVTVADLLWALMLPSADDAAWALARVDAGSARAFVAEMNATARRLGLRATRYADPDGVRPGSRSDPADLVRLVEDAWRLPAFRELAGVARHRAGPFGTLTNLNRLLGQDGVVGVKTGWTPAAGSCLAFVGERHGLTLVGVVLGEPHFRGMFRDVAGLLNTGYRLPRRLVVRAGERVARLPLPGPGGASVPLVAAHSLQLVLTAPWLSLRVESLAVRLPLRAGTPAAELVVSQPGWPARRVPLLAAWGYRPPWWLWPARWWGA, from the coding sequence ATGGCGGACCGGACACGGAGGCGCCGCCGGCGGGCCCGGCGCCGGCGGCTGCGGGCGCGCTGGGGGATGCTGGCGGGGATGGCGGCATGGGGGGCGCTGCTGGCCGCGGCCCCGCGGCCGGGTCGGCCGCAGCTGACGGTGCCGGCCCGCATGGCCGGCCTGGCGCCCGAGCAGGCCCCCCGGTTTCACACCGCGGCCCGGGGCGCCGAGCTGGCGGTGCTGGGCGGGCCGGTGCTGTTCCGGCTGCGCGCGCGTGCCCCCCGCCCGATCGCTTCGGTTACCAAGGTCATGACCGCCTACCTGACCCTCCGGCACCTGGGACACGGGCTGGGCCGCCGCGACCGGGTCGCCCTAGCGGCAGCGGACGTGGAGGATTACGACCAGGGCCTGCCCCACGACGACTCCGAGGTGGCGATGCATCCCGGGGAGCAGGTGACCGTGGCCGACCTCCTATGGGCGCTCATGCTGCCCTCGGCGGATGATGCCGCCTGGGCCCTGGCCCGGGTGGATGCCGGCAGCGCCCGCGCCTTCGTGGCGGAGATGAACGCCACCGCCCGCCGGTTGGGGCTCCGGGCCACCCGCTACGCGGACCCGGACGGGGTCCGCCCCGGCAGCCGTTCCGATCCCGCCGACCTGGTGCGGCTGGTGGAGGACGCCTGGCGGCTGCCCGCCTTCCGGGAGCTGGCGGGGGTCGCCCGTCACCGGGCGGGGCCTTTCGGTACCCTGACCAACCTTAACCGGCTGCTGGGACAGGACGGGGTGGTGGGGGTCAAGACGGGCTGGACCCCGGCGGCCGGCAGCTGCCTGGCCTTCGTGGGCGAGCGGCATGGACTCACCCTGGTGGGAGTGGTGCTGGGGGAGCCGCACTTCAGGGGCATGTTCCGGGATGTGGCGGGCCTGCTCAACACCGGCTACCGCCTGCCCCGCCGCCTGGTGGTGCGGGCGGGTGAGCGGGTGGCCCGCCTGCCCCTGCCGGGCCCGGGCGGCGCTTCGGTCCCGCTGGTGGCCGCGCACAGCCTCCAGCTGGTGCTGACCGCGCCCTGGCTGTCCCTGCGGGTGGAATCCCTGGCGGTGCGGCTGCCGTTGCGGGCCGGCACCCCGGCGGCGGAGCTGGTGGTGTCCCAGCCCGGCTGGCCGGCCCGGCGGGTGCCGCTGCTGGCGGCGTGGGGCTACCGCCCGCCCTGGTGGCTCTGGCCGGCGCGCTGGTGGGGGGCCTGA
- a CDS encoding D-alanyl-D-alanine carboxypeptidase, with the protein MLAARRKPARRPALGAGIFIAALLASAWIGSRTSGATPRPARPAPPPGPALMADGPQQATWTSPTLPFPIGETSGVLWNLNTHQLIWALHPHQAGPLASTTKLMTAYLVLHHLPLNATVTVSPLAAATGGSDIRMQVGRKFTVHQLLYALMLASANDSAVALAQAEAGSEAAFVAQMNQEAQRLGLEQAHFADPDGLSPQSRGTAWDLSILAMRDMTNAVFRQVVATRHISLPENRNVWNLNQLLFLDPSVIGIKTGWTDAAGFNVVFAARREVDGRPVTLLGVLMHARYGFPPENADAEKVLNWGFQYVARQEAAQAAAQAPHQRAGQSHQGGR; encoded by the coding sequence GTGTTAGCCGCACGCCGGAAACCGGCCCGGCGCCCTGCCCTGGGCGCGGGCATCTTTATCGCCGCCCTGCTGGCCTCGGCCTGGATCGGGTCCCGGACCTCGGGAGCCACCCCCCGGCCGGCCCGGCCGGCACCGCCGCCGGGCCCGGCCCTCATGGCGGACGGGCCGCAGCAGGCGACCTGGACCTCCCCTACCCTGCCCTTCCCCATCGGGGAGACCTCGGGGGTGCTGTGGAACCTCAACACCCATCAACTTATCTGGGCGCTGCATCCGCACCAGGCGGGTCCGCTGGCATCCACCACCAAGCTCATGACCGCCTACCTGGTGCTGCACCACCTGCCGCTCAACGCCACCGTGACCGTCAGCCCCCTGGCGGCCGCCACCGGCGGCTCCGACATCCGGATGCAGGTGGGCCGGAAGTTCACCGTGCATCAGCTGCTGTACGCCCTGATGCTGGCCTCGGCCAACGACTCGGCGGTGGCCCTGGCCCAGGCGGAAGCGGGGTCGGAGGCGGCCTTCGTGGCCCAGATGAACCAGGAGGCGCAGCGGCTGGGGCTGGAGCAGGCGCACTTCGCCGATCCCGACGGCCTGTCCCCGCAATCCCGGGGCACCGCCTGGGACCTTTCCATCCTGGCCATGCGCGACATGACCAATGCGGTCTTCCGGCAGGTGGTGGCCACCCGTCACATCTCCCTGCCCGAGAACCGCAATGTCTGGAACCTGAACCAGCTGCTGTTCCTGGACCCTTCCGTCATCGGTATCAAGACCGGCTGGACCGACGCAGCCGGGTTTAACGTGGTCTTCGCCGCCCGCCGGGAGGTGGATGGCCGCCCGGTCACCCTGCTGGGGGTGCTGATGCACGCCCGTTACGGCTTCCCGCCTGAAAACGCCGATGCCGAGAAGGTACTCAACTGGGGCTTTCAGTACGTCGCCCGCCAGGAGGCGGCTCAGGCCGCAGCTCAGGCCCCCCACCAGCGCGCCGGCCAGAGCCACCAGGGCGGGCGGTAG
- the mntR gene encoding transcriptional regulator (hydrogen peroxide sensing, allosterically regulated by Mn2+) (Evidence 2a : Function from experimental evidences in other organisms; PubMedId : 12950915, 15948947, 16533030, 17118401, 17176058, 17342524, 27748968, 28223356; Product type r : regulator) — translation MATPSQEDYLEAIWRLTAEKGYARVSDIAALLGVSRASVSKMTRRLHELGLLAVERYRGLTLTPQGRSQGLRLLRRHEILEHFLHLLGVADARLVWHDVEGIEHHVGPESLARIAALVAYAEAHPEWWAQFRTGADGRAGPA, via the coding sequence ATGGCCACACCCAGTCAGGAGGACTACCTGGAGGCCATCTGGCGCCTGACGGCGGAAAAGGGCTACGCCCGGGTCAGCGACATCGCCGCCCTGCTGGGGGTGAGCCGGGCCTCGGTCAGCAAGATGACCCGCCGCCTGCACGAGCTGGGCCTGCTGGCGGTGGAGCGCTACCGGGGCCTCACCCTCACCCCCCAGGGGCGGAGCCAGGGGCTGCGTCTCCTGCGCCGGCATGAAATCCTGGAACATTTCCTGCACCTTTTGGGTGTGGCCGATGCCCGTCTGGTGTGGCACGATGTCGAAGGAATCGAGCATCATGTCGGCCCGGAAAGCCTGGCCCGCATCGCCGCCCTGGTGGCGTACGCCGAGGCCCACCCGGAATGGTGGGCGCAGTTCCGTACCGGGGCCGACGGCCGGGCGGGGCCGGCCTGA
- a CDS encoding Glyco_trans_2-like domain-containing protein, translating to MAFAILGLTSGRPTADGRQTGVHAEIRVSVVIPAYNARQALLRALAALARQRRLPDEVVVVDDGSTDGTAAAAQGLALPFPLRVVSQAHQGPGAARNRGVALARYPVVAFTDADAVARPDWLAEGLAPFADPAVVGVEGKVVDDAGAPPTVFTHQIRNLYGGRFLTCNMFYRREAILAVGGFRSAFREDSDLAFSVLERGWRIVFAPRAVVDHPPRQAGWREQVAQARKRRHDALLWRQHPRCAQAYLGSLFPASELLVTGGEAALLAGLWCGPWSGPGPGLLWAGGWLALALGLPRVVAAGLEGRRFGGWDYLYVWLSALVLTPLNQVYRLWGWLKPPPRLARLPLEAR from the coding sequence ATGGCGTTTGCTATACTGGGGCTGACGTCCGGGCGTCCGACGGCGGACGGGAGGCAGACCGGGGTGCACGCGGAGATCAGGGTATCGGTGGTCATTCCCGCCTACAATGCCCGGCAGGCGCTGCTGCGGGCGCTGGCGGCCCTGGCCCGCCAGCGGCGGCTGCCGGACGAGGTGGTGGTGGTGGACGACGGCTCCACCGACGGCACCGCCGCGGCGGCGCAGGGGCTGGCGCTGCCCTTCCCGCTGCGGGTGGTGAGCCAGGCCCACCAGGGGCCGGGCGCGGCTCGCAACCGGGGGGTGGCGCTGGCCCGGTATCCGGTGGTGGCGTTTACCGATGCGGATGCGGTGGCCCGCCCCGACTGGCTGGCGGAGGGACTGGCCCCCTTCGCCGACCCGGCGGTGGTGGGGGTGGAGGGCAAGGTGGTGGACGACGCCGGTGCCCCGCCCACGGTCTTCACCCACCAGATCCGGAACCTGTACGGCGGCCGGTTCCTGACCTGCAACATGTTCTACCGCCGGGAGGCCATCCTGGCGGTGGGCGGGTTCCGCTCCGCGTTCCGCGAGGACTCCGACCTCGCCTTCAGCGTGCTGGAGCGGGGGTGGCGTATTGTGTTTGCGCCTCGGGCGGTGGTAGACCATCCGCCCCGGCAGGCGGGATGGCGGGAGCAGGTGGCCCAGGCGCGCAAGCGGCGGCATGACGCCCTGCTTTGGCGGCAGCATCCGCGGTGCGCCCAGGCCTATCTGGGATCCCTCTTCCCGGCCAGCGAGCTGCTGGTGACCGGCGGGGAGGCAGCTTTGCTGGCGGGGCTTTGGTGCGGTCCCTGGTCGGGGCCGGGGCCAGGCCTGTTGTGGGCCGGCGGCTGGCTGGCCCTGGCCCTGGGCCTGCCGCGGGTGGTGGCGGCCGGCCTGGAAGGGCGCCGCTTTGGGGGGTGGGACTATCTGTATGTGTGGCTGTCGGCGCTGGTCCTGACCCCGCTCAATCAGGTCTACCGCCTGTGGGGCTGGTTGAAGCCGCCGCCGCGGCTGGCCCGGTTGCCGCTGGAGGCCCGCTAG
- a CDS encoding Cobalt-zinc-cadmium resistance protein CzcD — MAGASTHSHSHSAPAPSLSARRLGWALTLTLAAALAQALGGWWAHSLALWSNAGHLLSDGIALALGFWAARVEDAPPTQRLSYGYHRSGIIAGFLNALLLGLIGATLVGEGAVHVLRPEAVDPGPVAALAAGAIGFGLLITWVLSPTAGRDLNVRALFLHAFWDTVGSAGIVLAALLVALTRWGGWDALAAAGIGLAVLHAAWSVGRDSLNILMEGVPAGLDPAAVRAAMREVEGVEEVHHLHLWALKPGFPALSAHVRVTAAALAADGGQAVLGRLQDLLDHRFGITHVTLQLEAGNGPDCAPCGGPTR, encoded by the coding sequence GTGGCCGGGGCATCCACCCATTCCCACTCCCATTCCGCGCCGGCTCCCTCCCTTTCCGCCCGCCGGCTGGGCTGGGCCCTGACGCTCACCCTGGCCGCCGCCCTGGCGCAGGCGCTGGGCGGCTGGTGGGCGCACAGCCTAGCCCTGTGGTCCAATGCCGGTCACCTGCTCTCCGACGGCATAGCCCTGGCCCTCGGCTTCTGGGCCGCACGGGTGGAGGATGCCCCCCCAACCCAGCGCCTGTCCTACGGCTACCACCGCAGCGGCATCATCGCCGGCTTCCTCAACGCCCTGCTGCTGGGACTCATCGGGGCCACCCTGGTGGGGGAAGGCGCCGTGCACGTGCTGCGGCCCGAAGCGGTGGATCCGGGGCCGGTGGCCGCCCTGGCAGCGGGGGCCATCGGCTTCGGCCTCCTCATCACCTGGGTGCTGTCCCCCACCGCCGGACGCGACCTCAATGTGCGCGCCCTCTTCCTGCACGCCTTCTGGGACACCGTGGGCTCGGCCGGCATCGTGCTGGCCGCCCTGCTGGTGGCGCTCACCCGCTGGGGAGGTTGGGACGCCCTAGCCGCAGCCGGCATCGGGCTGGCGGTGCTGCACGCCGCCTGGTCGGTAGGCCGTGACAGCCTCAACATCCTCATGGAGGGCGTACCGGCGGGCCTGGACCCGGCTGCGGTGCGCGCCGCCATGCGGGAGGTGGAGGGGGTGGAGGAGGTGCACCACCTGCACCTGTGGGCCTTAAAGCCCGGATTTCCCGCCCTCTCCGCGCATGTGCGGGTGACCGCCGCCGCCCTGGCCGCCGATGGCGGCCAGGCGGTGCTGGGCCGCCTGCAGGACCTCCTCGACCACCGCTTCGGCATCACCCACGTCACCCTGCAGCTGGAGGCCGGCAACGGGCCCGACTGCGCCCCCTGCGGTGGCCCCACCCGCTAG